The Pseudomonas sp. DG56-2 genome contains a region encoding:
- the rbbA gene encoding ribosome-associated ATPase/putative transporter RbbA: MTTNIPAVVQLEGVGLRYAATCALNDITLDIPARQMVGLIGPDGVGKSSLLALIAGARRMQEGTIEVLGGNIADASHRRAVCPRIAYMPQGLGKNLYPTLTVFENLDFFGRLFRQDANERKARIIDLTRSTGLGPFVNRPAGKLSGGMKQKLGLCCALIHDPDLLILDEPTTGVDPLARSQFWDLIERIRQRRPGMSVIVATAYMDEAQRFDWLVAMDDGKMLDTGTPQDLLRRTNSASLEEAFIALLPEDKRRGHHALVIPPRPPVTGDAAIAIEAHGLTCRFGDFVAVDHVDFRIERGEIFGFLGSNGCGKSTTMKMLTGLQPASEGTCALFGEEVDPRNIDTRRRVGYMSQAFSLYSELTVRQNLDLHARLFHIPTKQRTSRIEEMLEQFGLRVVAEQLPTDLPLGVRQRLSLAVAVIHSPEILILDEPTSGVDPIARDNFWELLVKLSRKDGVTIFISTHFMNEALRCDRMSMMHAGRVLDSDTPRALMEKRGLPTLEQTFIAYLRDVVDDNATDTDSTAIAIPDPVATSKIRESSFSLRRMYSYAQREAMELRRDPIRATMALVGSVLLMFIMGYGINMDVEDLSFAVLDRDQTTTSAAYAEHISGSRYFVEKAPLRNYQELDQRMRTGEISLAVEIPPGFGRDLKREAAPQIGFWVDGAMPSRADTIKGYIQGIHQSYLQEFAQQSVIATVDQVSNIELRYRYNPDVRSLPAMVPAVIPILLMMIPAMLTALGVVREKELGSITNFYVTPVTRLEFLLGKQLPYIALGMANFFTLVALSVLVFDVPVKGSVFALTLGALLYITCATGLGLLISSILNSQIAAIFGTAIATLVPATQFSGLIHPVSAMEGSSALIGHLYPTTHFLTISRGIFSKSLDMSDLYLYFVPLLLTIPVLTLISVAGLKKQEK; encoded by the coding sequence ATGACGACGAACATACCCGCAGTAGTACAACTGGAGGGCGTCGGCCTGCGTTACGCAGCTACTTGCGCGCTGAATGACATCACCCTCGACATCCCCGCCAGGCAAATGGTCGGACTGATCGGCCCAGACGGTGTCGGCAAGTCCAGCCTGCTGGCACTCATCGCCGGCGCTCGTCGAATGCAGGAAGGCACCATTGAGGTACTCGGGGGCAACATTGCCGATGCCAGCCACCGCCGTGCTGTATGCCCGCGAATTGCCTACATGCCGCAGGGACTGGGCAAAAACCTGTACCCCACCCTGACCGTGTTCGAGAACCTTGATTTCTTCGGTCGCCTGTTCCGGCAGGACGCCAATGAACGAAAAGCGCGAATCATCGACCTAACCCGAAGCACCGGTCTAGGACCGTTCGTAAACCGGCCGGCGGGCAAGCTTTCTGGAGGAATGAAACAGAAACTCGGGTTGTGCTGTGCGCTGATCCACGACCCAGATCTGTTGATCCTCGACGAGCCCACTACTGGCGTAGACCCACTGGCCCGCAGCCAGTTCTGGGATCTGATTGAACGTATTCGACAACGCCGCCCAGGCATGAGCGTGATCGTCGCCACCGCCTACATGGACGAAGCTCAGCGCTTCGACTGGTTGGTAGCCATGGACGATGGCAAGATGCTGGATACTGGTACGCCGCAGGACCTGCTGCGCCGCACCAATAGCGCAAGCCTTGAGGAAGCCTTCATTGCGCTGCTGCCAGAGGATAAACGACGTGGCCACCACGCCTTGGTCATTCCGCCCCGCCCCCCCGTGACCGGTGATGCCGCGATAGCCATCGAAGCCCATGGGCTGACCTGCCGTTTCGGCGATTTTGTCGCAGTCGACCACGTGGACTTTCGCATCGAACGCGGAGAAATTTTCGGATTTCTCGGCTCCAACGGGTGTGGCAAATCCACCACAATGAAAATGCTAACCGGACTGCAGCCAGCCAGCGAGGGCACCTGTGCACTGTTCGGCGAGGAAGTCGATCCTCGCAACATCGATACCCGTCGACGGGTTGGGTACATGTCCCAGGCATTTTCACTTTACAGCGAACTGACCGTACGACAGAACCTCGATCTACACGCCCGCCTGTTTCATATTCCGACCAAACAACGCACTAGCCGCATCGAAGAGATGCTCGAGCAATTTGGCCTGCGGGTTGTCGCCGAGCAATTGCCTACGGACCTGCCTTTGGGCGTGCGCCAGCGCCTATCACTGGCAGTAGCGGTGATTCACTCGCCGGAAATACTGATCCTTGACGAACCCACCTCGGGAGTCGACCCGATTGCACGGGATAACTTCTGGGAATTGCTGGTCAAGTTATCCCGAAAGGATGGCGTAACTATTTTCATCTCCACTCACTTCATGAACGAGGCCCTGCGCTGCGACCGCATGTCAATGATGCACGCTGGTCGTGTGCTCGATAGCGACACGCCTCGCGCACTGATGGAGAAGCGCGGCTTGCCCACATTGGAGCAGACCTTCATCGCTTACCTGCGTGACGTCGTAGACGACAATGCGACCGATACCGATTCAACAGCAATTGCAATCCCTGACCCGGTGGCTACTTCAAAAATCCGCGAGTCGAGCTTCAGTTTGAGGCGCATGTACAGTTATGCCCAGCGCGAAGCTATGGAGCTGCGACGCGATCCGATCCGCGCCACCATGGCGTTGGTAGGCTCGGTACTGCTGATGTTTATCATGGGCTATGGCATCAACATGGATGTCGAAGATCTCAGCTTCGCTGTGCTTGACCGTGACCAGACCACCACTAGCGCCGCCTACGCAGAGCACATCTCCGGCTCTCGATATTTCGTGGAAAAAGCACCGTTGCGCAACTACCAAGAACTCGACCAGCGCATGCGCACCGGTGAAATCAGCCTGGCAGTGGAAATCCCGCCCGGTTTCGGGCGCGACCTTAAGCGTGAGGCTGCTCCGCAAATCGGCTTCTGGGTAGACGGTGCCATGCCATCTCGAGCCGACACAATCAAGGGTTATATCCAGGGAATCCACCAGAGCTACTTACAAGAGTTTGCCCAGCAGTCCGTGATTGCCACAGTGGACCAAGTGTCCAACATTGAGTTGCGCTACCGTTACAACCCTGATGTAAGAAGCCTGCCAGCAATGGTGCCGGCAGTTATACCGATCCTGTTAATGATGATCCCGGCAATGTTGACCGCCCTAGGGGTGGTGCGGGAAAAGGAACTCGGCTCTATCACGAATTTTTACGTTACCCCAGTCACTCGCCTGGAGTTTTTGCTCGGCAAACAGCTGCCCTATATCGCCCTAGGCATGGCCAACTTTTTCACCTTGGTGGCGCTCTCGGTTCTGGTTTTCGATGTCCCGGTCAAAGGCAGCGTGTTTGCGCTGACACTTGGTGCTCTGCTCTACATTACCTGCGCCACTGGCCTGGGCCTGCTGATTTCCTCCATTCTCAACAGTCAGATTGCAGCGATTTTTGGCACGGCTATCGCGACTCTTGTGCCAGCCACACAGTTCTCTGGACTGATCCATCCGGTCTCGGCAATGGAGGGCAGTAGCGCGCTGATCGGTCACCTGTACCCGACTACTCACTTCCTCACTATCAGTCGTGGGATATTTTCCAAATCGCTGGATATGTCCGACTTGTATCTTTACTTCGTCCCCCTTCTGCTCACCATCCCGGTGCTGACCTTGATCAGCGTTGCCGGCCTGAAGAAGCAAGAGAAGTGA
- a CDS encoding YgdI/YgdR family lipoprotein, with translation MKKVILATSALVLTLLSGCSTPSLIVLNDGREIQTLDTPEYDNKSGFYNFKQPDGKLQRVNKDQVNTIKSL, from the coding sequence ATGAAAAAAGTAATTCTTGCAACTTCCGCCCTGGTTTTAACCTTGCTTAGCGGTTGCTCCACGCCATCGCTGATCGTGCTCAACGATGGGCGGGAAATCCAGACGCTGGATACTCCCGAGTACGACAACAAAAGCGGCTTCTACAACTTCAAGCAACCTGACGGTAAGCTTCAGCGGGTCAACAAGGATCAGGTGAACACCATAAAAAGCCTATAA
- a CDS encoding ABC transporter permease, translated as MRKLSNILQLGIKELRSLYRDPALLLLIVYSFTLSIYSQATGVPESPFHASIAVVDEDRSQISNRLVDSFQKPYFLQPDYITLGEMDSGMDTGRYTFTLNIPPDFQRDLLAGRRPTIQLNVDATQVSQAFTGAGHIQRIINDEVRDFVARQHGAQALLVEAVIHMAYNPNLVQSWFGSVSAIINQITMLSIILTGAALIREREHGTIEHLLVMPVTPFEIMSAKVWSMGIIVLLATALSMRLVIQGWLAVPIPGSIPLFLTGVTLHLFATTSMGIFFGTLARSMPQLGLLVILVLMPLQILSGGTTPRESMPQEVQHIMLAAPTTHFVELAQAILFRGANAIVVWPQLLALFVIGSLFFFCALARLRKSLN; from the coding sequence ATGCGCAAACTAAGCAATATCCTGCAACTGGGCATAAAGGAACTGCGCAGTCTATATCGCGACCCGGCGTTACTGCTGCTGATAGTTTATTCCTTCACCTTGAGCATCTATTCCCAGGCTACTGGTGTACCGGAATCGCCTTTTCACGCGAGCATCGCTGTTGTCGACGAAGACCGATCACAGATTTCCAATCGTCTCGTGGATAGTTTTCAGAAGCCCTATTTTCTCCAGCCGGACTACATCACCCTTGGTGAAATGGACAGTGGCATGGACACCGGGCGCTATACCTTTACCTTAAATATCCCCCCCGACTTTCAGCGAGACTTGCTCGCCGGACGCCGACCAACCATTCAGCTTAACGTCGATGCCACTCAGGTCAGTCAAGCCTTCACCGGAGCCGGCCATATCCAGCGGATCATCAATGACGAAGTACGCGATTTTGTCGCCCGCCAACATGGTGCTCAGGCGCTGTTAGTAGAGGCCGTGATACACATGGCCTACAACCCCAACCTGGTGCAATCCTGGTTCGGCTCCGTTAGCGCCATCATCAACCAAATTACCATGTTGTCGATCATTCTCACCGGTGCCGCACTGATTCGAGAACGCGAGCATGGCACCATTGAACATCTTCTGGTGATGCCTGTAACCCCGTTTGAGATTATGTCTGCCAAGGTTTGGTCGATGGGCATCATAGTGCTATTAGCGACCGCGCTCTCAATGCGCCTGGTTATCCAAGGTTGGCTGGCGGTACCGATTCCGGGTTCGATTCCGCTGTTTCTTACCGGCGTCACCTTGCATCTTTTTGCCACCACCTCGATGGGTATTTTTTTCGGCACATTGGCGCGTTCGATGCCGCAATTGGGCCTGCTGGTCATCCTTGTGTTAATGCCATTGCAGATTCTCTCAGGCGGCACAACTCCTCGTGAAAGCATGCCGCAGGAGGTACAGCACATCATGCTTGCGGCACCTACTACACACTTCGTCGAACTGGCCCAAGCCATTCTCTTTCGCGGAGCAAACGCAATAGTGGTCTGGCCGCAACTGCTGGCCTTGTTCGTCATCGGCAGCCTGTTCTTTTTCTGCGCATTGGCCCGGCTTCGCAAATCACTGAACTAA
- a CDS encoding AraC family transcriptional regulator, whose product MLVFLLMPFKGVGMFRVSSGFVAQLINTLEAEGIDSARLCRDANIDSAVLRQPDSFVRRADVYRLMALAQAESQDSDLGLRAYRHFLPGGFQLVGYTMMSSPNLKGALNSLTRYQSLLGSGVQVGVSQEEEGERLWAVDDMDLVPKPRSFEDAGLAAMLGYCHWLTGGSLPCLREVEFTYPEPADTSEHQRLFGCKLRFGSSRHSILFDQGALMHPMSTANEALALLHDRLAEQRMEQLRKATYTERTRLWLIEHLNQGGYDMSAVASGLKLNPRTLQRGLAREATNFRDVLDRARRQLAEYYLRSSTYNLSQISDLLGFKEASSFHKACLRWFDAPPGRYRVQLCSERNALT is encoded by the coding sequence ATGCTAGTTTTCCTGCTGATGCCGTTCAAAGGAGTTGGGATGTTCAGGGTTAGCAGCGGCTTCGTCGCTCAATTGATCAATACGCTGGAAGCGGAAGGTATCGACTCTGCACGTTTGTGTCGGGACGCGAATATCGATTCTGCTGTGCTGAGGCAGCCGGATAGTTTTGTGCGTCGGGCTGATGTCTATCGTTTAATGGCATTGGCGCAAGCTGAGTCGCAAGATTCGGATCTCGGCTTGCGAGCCTATCGGCATTTTTTGCCGGGAGGCTTTCAACTGGTGGGGTACACAATGATGTCGAGTCCGAATTTGAAAGGCGCATTAAATTCCCTGACGCGTTATCAATCCTTGCTCGGCAGCGGCGTACAGGTCGGGGTATCGCAGGAAGAGGAGGGAGAACGTCTCTGGGCGGTCGATGATATGGATTTGGTCCCCAAACCGAGGTCGTTCGAGGACGCTGGTTTGGCGGCAATGCTCGGCTATTGTCATTGGTTGACAGGAGGAAGCCTGCCGTGCCTGCGGGAGGTCGAGTTCACTTACCCTGAGCCCGCAGACACCTCAGAGCACCAACGCCTGTTCGGCTGCAAATTACGTTTCGGTAGCTCGCGACACAGTATTTTGTTCGACCAAGGTGCACTAATGCATCCGATGAGTACTGCCAACGAGGCGTTGGCCTTACTGCATGATCGACTCGCTGAACAGCGCATGGAGCAGTTGCGCAAGGCTACCTACACGGAGCGCACTCGGCTGTGGCTCATAGAGCACTTGAACCAAGGCGGGTATGACATGAGTGCTGTGGCAAGCGGGCTCAAGCTCAACCCTCGAACGCTACAGCGAGGGCTTGCCCGCGAAGCGACAAACTTTCGCGATGTGCTGGATAGAGCTCGGCGACAATTGGCCGAGTATTACTTGCGCAGCTCGACTTACAATCTTTCGCAGATAAGTGATCTGTTGGGCTTCAAGGAGGCGAGCAGCTTTCATAAGGCGTGCCTGCGTTGGTTTGACGCGCCGCCTGGGCGTTATCGAGTGCAACTGTGCAGTGAGCGCAACGCACTGACCTGA
- a CDS encoding HlyD family secretion protein — protein MILAGVAAVTWLELRPNGLGDGFASSNGRIEATEVDISSKLPGRLLDLLVDEGDFVKSGQTLARMDTQVLEANLNQAQARVRKAQNAILTANAQVALRVSEKSTAEAVVRQRQAELVAAQKRHQRTEKLVAHNAMARQQLDDDFASHQSALAAVSAARAQVLSAQASIDAAQSQVIEAQSALEAEQASVQSLMADIEDSQLKAPRTGRVQYHISQPGEVLPAGGKVLNLVDLNDVYMNIFLPAQQVGRVALGAEVRLVLDAAPQFVIPAKVTFVANVAQFTPKTVETAIEREKLMFRVKARIDPQLLRENLEQVKTGVPGMAYLKLDPEALWPEELNVRIGQ, from the coding sequence ATGATTTTGGCCGGCGTGGCTGCAGTCACATGGCTGGAGTTGCGTCCAAATGGCCTCGGTGATGGGTTCGCAAGCTCCAACGGCCGAATCGAAGCCACCGAGGTGGACATCTCCAGCAAGTTGCCGGGTCGACTCCTTGATCTTCTGGTCGACGAAGGCGATTTCGTCAAGTCTGGGCAGACGCTAGCGCGTATGGACACTCAGGTGCTGGAAGCCAATTTGAATCAGGCCCAAGCCAGGGTCCGCAAAGCGCAGAATGCCATTCTTACGGCTAATGCCCAGGTTGCGCTACGCGTCAGTGAGAAGTCTACAGCCGAAGCAGTTGTGCGCCAGCGTCAGGCAGAGTTGGTTGCTGCCCAGAAGCGCCATCAGCGTACGGAAAAGTTAGTGGCACATAACGCTATGGCTCGCCAGCAGCTAGATGACGACTTCGCCAGCCACCAGAGCGCCCTGGCTGCGGTCAGTGCCGCACGTGCACAGGTTTTGTCTGCCCAGGCAAGCATTGATGCGGCTCAGTCGCAAGTCATCGAAGCGCAATCCGCCCTGGAGGCAGAACAAGCAAGCGTCCAAAGCCTAATGGCCGACATCGAGGACAGCCAACTCAAGGCGCCACGAACCGGGCGCGTGCAGTATCACATCAGCCAGCCCGGGGAAGTCCTGCCGGCAGGCGGGAAGGTGCTCAACCTAGTCGATCTCAACGACGTTTATATGAACATATTCCTTCCTGCACAGCAGGTTGGCCGTGTCGCTTTGGGCGCAGAGGTGCGACTGGTGCTCGATGCCGCGCCACAATTTGTCATCCCTGCCAAAGTTACCTTCGTAGCCAACGTCGCCCAGTTCACGCCCAAAACTGTGGAAACTGCCATTGAGCGTGAAAAGCTGATGTTCCGGGTCAAGGCGCGCATCGATCCACAGTTGCTCAGGGAAAACCTCGAACAGGTCAAGACCGGAGTTCCAGGCATGGCCTACCTAAAACTCGACCCTGAGGCGCTGTGGCCTGAAGAGCTGAACGTACGGATCGGGCAATGA